Proteins from a genomic interval of Candidatus Rokuibacteriota bacterium:
- a CDS encoding D-alanyl-D-alanine carboxypeptidase encodes MVRSILTLGLMLWLVAAPAWAQNGHTPALSAEAVLLLDSGGKVLFSRNAAEDHAPASLVKLMTLYLAYEELESGRAQWEEPVTISRRAAETPRYRMGLRAGETVSLGTLLEGVAIASANDAATAVSEHLGGAEEEFVIRMNAKAAGLGLASTHFANAHGLPDPQQRTTAQDIATLIGRLVQDHPTSRTVLGGKNFIYRGRVYSRRIPLFDDPGGVQALKTGFTNEAGYNLAVAAWRAGQRFLLVVLGAQTRSLSFRDAKRLLQYGFSANGLELGEEPRRPAPARRLLPRRPSASLSTAG; translated from the coding sequence ATGGTGCGCTCGATCCTGACGCTCGGCCTCATGCTCTGGCTGGTGGCGGCGCCCGCCTGGGCCCAGAACGGCCACACCCCGGCCCTCAGCGCCGAGGCCGTCCTGCTCCTCGACTCGGGCGGCAAGGTGCTTTTCTCCAGGAACGCGGCCGAGGATCACGCCCCCGCCAGCCTCGTGAAGCTCATGACGCTCTATCTCGCCTACGAGGAGCTGGAGTCCGGGCGCGCCCAGTGGGAGGAACCGGTGACCATCAGCCGCCGCGCCGCCGAGACCCCGCGCTACCGGATGGGGTTGCGCGCGGGGGAGACCGTCTCCCTCGGCACGCTCCTGGAGGGCGTGGCCATCGCCTCGGCCAACGATGCCGCCACGGCGGTGTCGGAGCATCTCGGCGGTGCCGAGGAGGAGTTCGTCATCCGCATGAACGCCAAGGCCGCGGGGCTGGGGCTCGCCTCCACGCACTTCGCCAACGCCCACGGGCTGCCGGATCCCCAGCAACGCACGACGGCGCAGGACATCGCCACACTCATCGGGCGGCTCGTCCAGGACCACCCCACCTCGCGCACCGTCCTCGGGGGCAAGAACTTCATCTACCGGGGCCGGGTCTACAGCCGGCGCATCCCGCTCTTCGACGATCCGGGCGGCGTGCAGGCGCTCAAGACCGGCTTCACCAACGAGGCGGGATACAACCTGGCCGTGGCAGCGTGGCGCGCGGGCCAGCGCTTCCTCCTCGTGGTCCTCGGCGCGCAGACCCGGAGCCTCTCCTTCCGTGACGCAAAACGGCTCCTCCAGTACGGCTTCAGCGCCAACGGCCTCGAGCTAGGCGAGGAGCCCAGGCGCCCGGCCCCCGCGCGCCGGCTTCTCCCCCGCCGGCCGAGCGCATCGCTCTCCACCGCGGGCTGA
- a CDS encoding SDR family oxidoreductase, which yields MSLTDRVAVVTGAGAGIGRAIAQALGELGARLAVVDIDEARARETVRLLGGTGSRALALQADTSRSADVDRAVTAACEALGPLEIMVNNAGVLDGYWSVDEMDEALWRRVVDINLTGVFLGCKRALREMLPRGRGRIINMASAAGLGGTGGGAAYVAAKHGVVGLTRQMAVAYSGRGITVNAICPGVVLTEFRAHSREILGPGTPDMSGRGIAVSDEQVRAVTPAGRRGTAEEIAAAACFLASDAAAYITGHALAVDGGWRAR from the coding sequence ATGAGCCTCACGGATAGGGTTGCGGTGGTGACCGGGGCGGGGGCAGGGATCGGGCGCGCCATCGCGCAAGCGCTGGGCGAGCTGGGGGCACGCCTCGCCGTCGTGGACATTGACGAGGCGCGGGCGCGGGAGACGGTGCGGCTCCTCGGCGGGACAGGCAGCCGGGCGCTGGCGCTCCAGGCCGACACGAGCCGCTCCGCCGACGTGGACCGAGCGGTGACGGCGGCCTGCGAGGCGCTGGGGCCGTTGGAGATCATGGTGAACAACGCCGGAGTCCTCGATGGGTACTGGAGCGTGGACGAGATGGACGAGGCCCTGTGGCGCCGAGTGGTGGACATCAACCTCACTGGGGTCTTCCTCGGCTGCAAGCGCGCGCTGCGCGAGATGCTGCCGCGCGGGCGGGGGCGGATCATCAACATGGCCTCGGCGGCCGGGCTGGGCGGCACGGGCGGGGGAGCCGCTTATGTCGCGGCCAAGCACGGCGTGGTCGGCCTCACGCGGCAGATGGCGGTGGCGTACTCGGGGCGTGGCATCACGGTGAACGCCATCTGTCCGGGCGTGGTGCTCACCGAGTTCCGCGCCCACTCACGGGAGATCCTCGGCCCTGGCACCCCCGACATGAGCGGCCGCGGCATCGCCGTGAGCGACGAGCAGGTGCGGGCCGTCACGCCGGCCGGCCGGCGGGGCACCGCGGAGGAGATCGCCGCTGCGGCCTGCTTCCTCGCCTCCGACGCCGCAGCCTACATCACCGGGCATGCCCTGGCGGTGGACGGGGGGTGGCGGGCCAGGTGA
- a CDS encoding gamma-glutamyltransferase, with protein sequence MGRGGRDAGRCPGGWAHQQALRRGQAHRRGRRGPGSTLTSFPTPDLHAASSTCLPSCARFAHEQTTHFACADAEGTVVSVTQTLGAPFGSGFAVPGTGLVLNNILKWMDRDPESPNVLRPGKKAGTMMSPTQVFTDGAFSLSIGTPGSYGILQATTQMLLNVLEFGLNVQEAIEAPRVRVYRDRLVDAEGRLAVETRDALAGRGHQINVIEDWSWIVGGGQGIARDPESGALMAGADPRRDGYALGI encoded by the coding sequence CTGGGGCGAGGTGGTCGAGACGCCGGACGGTGTCCGGGTGGATGGGCTCATCAGCAAGCCCTTCGACGTGGCCAAGCTCACCGGCGCGGTCGCCGAGGCCCTGGCTCGACGCTGACCTCGTTCCCGACACCAGACCTTCATGCCGCCTCATCGACTTGCCTACCGTCCTGTGCTCGGTTCGCCCACGAGCAGACCACCCATTTCGCCTGCGCGGATGCCGAGGGGACGGTGGTCTCCGTCACCCAGACCCTCGGGGCGCCGTTCGGCTCGGGCTTCGCCGTGCCCGGCACGGGACTCGTGCTGAACAATATCCTCAAGTGGATGGACCGTGACCCGGAGTCCCCCAATGTCCTTCGCCCGGGCAAGAAGGCGGGGACAATGATGTCGCCCACCCAGGTCTTCACGGACGGCGCCTTCTCCCTGTCCATCGGCACGCCCGGCTCCTACGGCATTCTGCAGGCCACGACGCAGATGCTCCTGAACGTGCTCGAGTTCGGCCTGAACGTCCAGGAAGCCATCGAGGCGCCCCGCGTGCGCGTCTATCGCGACCGCCTGGTGGACGCCGAGGGGCGCCTCGCCGTCGAGACCCGGGATGCCCTGGCGGGACGCGGCCATCAGATCAACGTCATCGAGGACTGGTCGTGGATCGTCGGCGGCGGGCAGGGCATCGCCCGCGACCCGGAGTCGGGAGCGCTCATGGCCGGCGCCGACCCCCGGCGCGACGGCTACGCGCTCGGGATCTGA